Genomic segment of Phreatobacter oligotrophus:
CGCCCTGCTGCAGCTGGTCGAGGAGGGCAGGGTCGACCTCGACGCCCCGGCCGCGACCTATGCCCCCGCCATCGGCGAGGCGGCGCTGCTGCATGATTTCGACGCCGAGGGCCGGCCGCTCACCCGCGCGCCGGGGAGGCCCGTCACGGTGCGCCACCTTCTCACCCACACGGCCGGCTATTCCTACGACTTCGCCTCCTCGGCCATCCGCAAATACATGAAGGCAACGGGCCTGCCCGCGACGAATACCGGCCGCCTCGCCGCCCTCAACGCGCCGCTGATCGGCGAGCCGGGCGAGGCCTTCATCTACGGCATCTCAACCGACTGGGCCGGCCGCATCGTCGAGATCCTCACCGGCAAGCCGCTGGAAACCGTCTTCCGCGAGCGCATCACGGGCCCGCTCGGCATGGCCGACACCATGTTCCGCCTCGGCGACAGGCAGATGGCGCGGCGCGCCACCGTCCACGGCGTCACCGAGGACGGCACCTATCTGCCGAGCGAGATGGTGGTGGTCCAGGAGCCGGAATTCGCCTCGGGCGGCGGCGGGCTCTATTCGACCGCGAGCGACTACATCGCCTTCCTTCGCATGATCCTCGCCGGCGGCACGCTGGGCGGCGCCAAGGTACTGGGGCCGGACAGCATTGCCGGGCTGATGACCGACCAGATCCCGCATCTGACCGTCCCTGCCCTCGGCCTCATGTCGCCCATGGGGCCGCGCAGCGCCGATTTCTTCCGCGGGCGCCCGACGGGCTGGACCCTCGGCTTCCAGCAGAACCGCGAGCCGACCCCGGAGGGCCGCCCGGCCGGTTCGCTCTCCTGGGCGGGATTTGCCAACACCTTCTACTGGATCGATCCGTCAACCGGCATCGCCGGGGTCTTCATGACGCAGATCGTGCCCTTCTTCGATCCGCGGGCGATCAAGCTGTTCCGGGAGTTCGAGACGGAAGTCTATCGGTCGCTCGCCTAGCGCAGGATCCGCCCGCGCCAGATCGCCAGCACCACATTGGCGGTCGAGACCGCCAGCAGGATCCAGAGGGTCATGGCCTCGTTCGGCGCGATACCGGCGGCGAGCGTCGCGACGTCGATCCGGCCGGCCAGCGCCTCGGTGCTCTGCCGCCCGAGATCCTGCAGCGGCCCGATGGCGTGAAGCCCCCCGGCAAAGACCAGGATGCCCGAGGCCGCCTTGGCCCAGACCCAACCGGCATTGTGGAAGGCCGGCGTCGCGGCGATGGCGATGAGGCCGGGGATCAGGGTCAGGATCAGCGAGGGCAGCAGGATCCAGTTGGTGATCTCGGCCATGGCCCCGCGCATCAGCGCAAAGCTTTTCAGGTCCGAGGGCGGCGGCGCCAGATGGTCGAGCACGAGGAGGCAGGCCAGCGCCCCCATGAGCGCGATCGCCCCCATCGAATGACCGAATTTGAGCAGCCGTTGCATGGACTAAAGATTTAGCGCCGGCGCGCGGCACGTCCAGTCCGCCATTTCTTCGAGCAGAACCAAATGCCCCACCCGCACCCTCCCCGCGCTCCGCGCAGGGAGGGAGGCCACAACGTCCCGCTCGTTCCGGACCCTGGGGCCTGGCCCAGCCCATGAGGACGAAACGAAACGGCGAAGTCCCCCTCCCCTGGCACAGGGGAGGGTAAGGGTGGGGCCTTCCGGCCGTAAGGCTCTACTCCGCCGCCTTCGGCAGCTCCACGCCCGCCTCGCGCAGCACCTCTTCCGTGTCCTGGCCGAGCTTCGGCGGCGGCAGGCGCGTCGAGGCCGGGCTCGCCGCGAAGTTCACGGGGTGCTTCATGTCCACCCAGGTATAGCCATCCGGGTGGGCGTGCTTGCGGAAGAAGCCGACCGCCTTGAGGTGCGGATCCTCCATCAGGTCGCCGAACCGGTTGATCGGCGCGAAGGGGATGGCCTTCTCGGTCAGCACCTTCGCCCAGTCGTCATTGGTGCGGGTGGAGACCATGGCGTCCATCATGGAATAGAGCTCCTTGATGTTCACCATGCGCGCCCGGTAGGTCGAGAATTTCGGGTCGCTGTTGAGCTCCGGCCGGCCCGCCAGCACGAAGAAGTCGGTCCAGTTGCGGTCCGTATAGGGCAGGATGCCGATCCACCCGTCCTTCGACTTGTAGGGCCGGCGGTCGGGATTGTGGATGCGCGCATAGCCGAAATCGGTGCCGGGCGGCGCCGGGTCATAGACGTGGCCGTAGAGGTTCTCGTGCATGACGTAGTGGGTGTAGCACTCGAACATCGGCACCTCGACGAACTGGCCCTCGCCGGTGCGCTGCTTGTGGAAGAGCGCCGCCAGCACCGCCTGGACCATGAACAGGCCCACCGTCTTGTCGGCGGCAAGCGTCGGCAGGTAGCGCGGCGCGGGATTGCCGTCGACGCGGGGAAGGATGTCGGCGCCGCCCGAGACGCCCTGGATCAGGTCGTCATAGGCCGGGCGGCCGGCATAGGGACCATCGGCGCCGAAGCCGGCGGCATGGATGTAGATGAGGTTCGGCAGCCGGGCCTTGAGGCTGTCGTAGTCCATCTTGAGGCGCGCGGCCGTGTCCATCCGCATGTTGGAGCAGACGACGTCGCAGGTCCGGGCCAGCGCGATGCAGGCCTCCTGGTCCTCGGGGCGCTTGAGGTCGAGCGCCACCGACTTCTTGTTCTTGTTGTACATCATGAAGAGCGGGCCCATGCCCGGGCCGGCCTGCTCCGGCCAGGAGCCCGGCCAGCGCATGATGTCGCCGCCGCCCTCGCCGGGGCTCTCCACCTTGATGACCTCGGCGCCCATGTCGCCGAGCAGCATGGTGGCGTAGGGGCCGAGGATCACCGAGGTCAGGTCGAGGATGCGGATGCCGGCGAGCGGCCCGCGCGGGGCGGAAGGAGCGGCCATCGATGGGTCCTTGCGAAATGGCATTTCGGGAAAAACTGTAACCCCGACGGCGCCGCTTGCGAAGCGCCGCGCGGGGAAGCCGGTCCGGCGCTCAGCGCAAGACCGGCCAAATAGTCCTCGGCCTCAGGGCTCGATCCCGCCCATGCGGCAGACGATGGCCCATTCCTCGTCGGTCACCGGCTGAACCGACAGCCGCGACAGCTTGAGCAGCGCCATGTTGGCGAGGCTCGGCTCGTGCTTCACCGCCTCGAGGCTCACCGGGCTCTTGAGCGGCGTCACGGCCTTGAGGTCGACCACCACCCAGGGCTCGCCGGCCTCCGCAGTCGGGTCCGGATAGGCCTCGCGGATCACCTCGACGATGCCGACGATCTCCTTGCCCTCATTGGAATGGTAGAAGAAGCCGCGCTCGCCGGTCTTCATGCGCATCAGGTTCAGCTTGGCGGCGTGGTTACGCACGCCGTCCCAATGCGTCCCCTTCGCCCCCGCCTTCACCTGCTGGTCCCAGGACCACTTGAAGGGCTCGGACTTGTAGAGCCAGTGCGCCATCACTGGCCCTCGATCTTCGGGCCGGTCGAGACCGACGGGATGAGCTTGCGGAAGGCGTCGAGCTCGGTGACGAAGCGGTCGAACTCCGCCAGCGTCATGGTCGTCTTGCCGTCCGACAGCTCGATCACCACGATCGGCTCGCCGCCGGTGCGCCGCTTCATCAGCTTGGCGACCGGGAACACCACGGAATGGGTGAGGTCGAAGGGATGGGTCTCGGCCACGAGGTCCGCGCCCATGGCCTTGGTCGCCGCCTCGACGCCTCGGGCCAGTTTCTCGAAGAAATTGGTCATCGCCGTCCTTTCCGCGTTGCGCGGGGGTTGAGAGGGAAATCCGTCACTCGGCCTTCTGCGGCCGCGCCATCAGCTGAACGATGGCCTGGTCGACATCGATCATGCCACCCAGCACCGCATCCACGGCCTCGGCGATCGGCATGTCGACGCCGGCCGCCTTCGCCTTCTCGACCAATATCTCGGCCGTCAGCGCGCCTTCGGCAAGCGCTCCCTTGCCGGAGAGGAGGTCGAGGCCCTTGCCCTCGCCCAGGGCGTGGCCGAGGGCGAAATTGCGGGACTGCAGGCTCGAACAGGAGAGGATGAGGTCGCCGAGGCCCGAAAGGCCCATCAGCGTCTGCGGCTTTGCGCCGAAATGGGCGCCGAAGCGGCTGAGTTCGGCAAAGCCCCGCGCGGTGATCGCTGCGGTGGCACTGGCGCCGAGCTTGCGGCCCGCGACGATGCCGGCGGCGATGGCGAGCACGTTCTTGGTGGCGCCGCCGATCTCGACGCCCCGCACATCGGTGGTGTGGTAGAGCCGGAAGGTCGGCGAGGCGAGGGTCTGCGCGATGCGCTGCGCCACCTCCTCATCACCGGCGGCGACGGTCACCGCGGTCGGCAGCGCCTTGTCGATATCGGCGGCAAAGCTCGGACCGGACAGCACGGCGGGCACGGCGTTCGGCGCCGCCTCCACGACGACGTCCGACAGGAAACGCCCGGTGCCGCGCTCGATGCCCTTGGCGCAGATGACGAAGGGCGTCCCCGCCGGCAGCAGGGGCGCCGCGGCCTGTGCCACGGCCCGCAGCGCCTGGGCCGGGACCACGACGAGGACGAGATCGGCGGCGATTGCCGCGGCAAGGTCGGTCGTCGCCGCCACCCGCTCGTGAATGACCGCGCCGGGCAGGCGCTTCGCATTGCTGCGCCGCTCGTTCACCTCGGCGACGAGGGCCGCATCGCGGGCCCAGAGCGTGACG
This window contains:
- a CDS encoding serine hydrolase domain-containing protein, with product MTRALDTLLARATDAGEVPGVVAAVANRDGLIYEGGFGVRRLGGPDPMTPDSVAWIASMTKALTTVALLQLVEEGRVDLDAPAATYAPAIGEAALLHDFDAEGRPLTRAPGRPVTVRHLLTHTAGYSYDFASSAIRKYMKATGLPATNTGRLAALNAPLIGEPGEAFIYGISTDWAGRIVEILTGKPLETVFRERITGPLGMADTMFRLGDRQMARRATVHGVTEDGTYLPSEMVVVQEPEFASGGGGLYSTASDYIAFLRMILAGGTLGGAKVLGPDSIAGLMTDQIPHLTVPALGLMSPMGPRSADFFRGRPTGWTLGFQQNREPTPEGRPAGSLSWAGFANTFYWIDPSTGIAGVFMTQIVPFFDPRAIKLFREFETEVYRSLA
- a CDS encoding CaiB/BaiF CoA transferase family protein — translated: MAAPSAPRGPLAGIRILDLTSVILGPYATMLLGDMGAEVIKVESPGEGGGDIMRWPGSWPEQAGPGMGPLFMMYNKNKKSVALDLKRPEDQEACIALARTCDVVCSNMRMDTAARLKMDYDSLKARLPNLIYIHAAGFGADGPYAGRPAYDDLIQGVSGGADILPRVDGNPAPRYLPTLAADKTVGLFMVQAVLAALFHKQRTGEGQFVEVPMFECYTHYVMHENLYGHVYDPAPPGTDFGYARIHNPDRRPYKSKDGWIGILPYTDRNWTDFFVLAGRPELNSDPKFSTYRARMVNIKELYSMMDAMVSTRTNDDWAKVLTEKAIPFAPINRFGDLMEDPHLKAVGFFRKHAHPDGYTWVDMKHPVNFAASPASTRLPPPKLGQDTEEVLREAGVELPKAAE
- a CDS encoding EVE domain-containing protein, with translation MAHWLYKSEPFKWSWDQQVKAGAKGTHWDGVRNHAAKLNLMRMKTGERGFFYHSNEGKEIVGIVEVIREAYPDPTAEAGEPWVVVDLKAVTPLKSPVSLEAVKHEPSLANMALLKLSRLSVQPVTDEEWAIVCRMGGIEP
- a CDS encoding NAD(P)H-dependent glycerol-3-phosphate dehydrogenase; protein product: MAGAGVAKVGVLGAGAFGTALANVAARAGAAVTLWARDAALVAEVNERRSNAKRLPGAVIHERVAATTDLAAAIAADLVLVVVPAQALRAVAQAAAPLLPAGTPFVICAKGIERGTGRFLSDVVVEAAPNAVPAVLSGPSFAADIDKALPTAVTVAAGDEEVAQRIAQTLASPTFRLYHTTDVRGVEIGGATKNVLAIAAGIVAGRKLGASATAAITARGFAELSRFGAHFGAKPQTLMGLSGLGDLILSCSSLQSRNFALGHALGEGKGLDLLSGKGALAEGALTAEILVEKAKAAGVDMPIAEAVDAVLGGMIDVDQAIVQLMARPQKAE